A window of the Marinifilum sp. JC120 genome harbors these coding sequences:
- a CDS encoding tetratricopeptide repeat protein, whose product MTNSKTPMPKIKGTFSTKLIQEIGTGTTKRKVIQSFLYFAEEKDNGEVGLRVLNENNVPTGEEQIISKEELLESFTPEVELYTTTVFPAIQKLNKSLAKADRQRKEGNTFTAEMEYGKALNIDEDNIRANFGIGLCYLDRNEADKATDIFSRLIDLDAAFESEHKHLFNDFGISLRKNKMFDKAVNFYSRAVGLTDDDENLYFNIARCQYEKGDRKEALENAEKCLEINPKSTPAAKLKNYLKKKISG is encoded by the coding sequence ATGACTAATAGCAAAACTCCCATGCCTAAAATAAAGGGCACTTTTTCCACGAAGCTAATACAGGAAATCGGGACCGGAACGACCAAGCGAAAGGTCATCCAGTCTTTTCTGTACTTTGCGGAGGAAAAAGACAATGGAGAAGTTGGCTTACGCGTGCTCAATGAAAACAACGTTCCTACCGGTGAGGAGCAGATTATCAGCAAAGAAGAATTGCTGGAATCATTCACCCCGGAAGTTGAACTTTATACGACCACAGTATTTCCAGCCATCCAGAAGCTAAATAAATCCCTTGCCAAGGCCGACCGCCAACGCAAAGAGGGCAACACTTTCACAGCTGAGATGGAATACGGCAAGGCCTTGAATATTGATGAGGATAATATCCGGGCCAACTTCGGCATCGGCCTCTGCTACCTTGACCGCAACGAAGCTGATAAAGCTACAGACATTTTCAGCAGATTGATCGATCTGGATGCCGCCTTTGAAAGTGAACATAAACACCTCTTTAATGATTTCGGCATATCTCTGCGTAAAAACAAGATGTTTGACAAAGCGGTTAATTTTTATTCCAGAGCAGTTGGGCTAACCGATGATGACGAGAACCTTTATTTTAATATAGCCCGCTGCCAATACGAAAAAGGTGACCGCAAAGAGGCTTTGGAAAACGCTGAAAAATGTCTCGAGATCAACCCTAAATCAACTCCGGCCGCTAAGCTTAAAAATTATTTGAAAAAGAAAATTTCCGGCTGA